In a genomic window of Curtobacterium flaccumfaciens pv. betae:
- a CDS encoding sensor histidine kinase, producing MLGIPTHLAPRVNAWSTVRAFHAGAIGSLLAAAITLVLYGLSEPGVQVVGTALAVVPMLAMIGVHVQFGTRVSAIAFLAVGGVCAWWFAVGVQQQVPTGWVTSYLMSLVVIPLILVGGAGAVPSRVVLWSFVGFLTGRLATWIAIVQADQSPRPLILAWVTLGFVVALVLFTTRSTGRSERVQPELLRSAREEHVSAYRAGVEAEASAILHDTVLNHLGAIALAPDGPMDPHLAETVDADVAVLTGKGWLAPTARPRPGAAAEAFGAMVDEHRTLGLDVTVSGDTSALERLDQRALSAVVRAVGQCLANVRKHAGTDAAEVSVFDDSASCTVMVVDDGRGFNEDATGADRMGLRGSVRERIGRVGGDVQIWSSPGSGTSVMMTVPYGPVTGAVTVPVVSDERGTER from the coding sequence GTGCTCGGCATCCCCACGCACCTCGCACCGCGAGTGAACGCGTGGTCGACCGTGCGCGCATTCCACGCCGGCGCCATCGGGTCCCTGTTGGCCGCGGCCATCACGCTCGTGCTCTACGGCCTGTCCGAGCCCGGGGTGCAGGTCGTCGGCACCGCGCTGGCGGTCGTCCCGATGCTCGCCATGATCGGCGTGCACGTGCAGTTCGGCACCCGGGTCTCGGCGATCGCGTTCCTGGCCGTCGGCGGTGTCTGCGCCTGGTGGTTCGCCGTCGGGGTCCAGCAGCAGGTGCCGACCGGGTGGGTGACCTCGTACCTGATGTCCCTCGTCGTGATCCCGCTCATCCTGGTCGGGGGAGCGGGGGCCGTGCCGAGCCGGGTCGTGCTGTGGTCCTTCGTGGGCTTCCTGACCGGACGACTCGCCACCTGGATCGCCATCGTGCAGGCCGACCAGTCGCCCCGTCCGCTCATCCTGGCCTGGGTCACCCTGGGCTTCGTGGTCGCGCTCGTGCTCTTCACCACCCGCAGCACGGGCCGGAGCGAACGGGTGCAGCCCGAACTCCTGCGCTCCGCGCGCGAAGAACACGTGTCCGCCTACCGCGCCGGGGTCGAGGCCGAGGCGTCCGCGATCCTGCACGACACCGTGCTCAACCACCTGGGCGCCATCGCCCTCGCGCCGGACGGCCCGATGGACCCGCACCTCGCCGAGACGGTCGACGCCGACGTCGCGGTGCTCACCGGCAAGGGGTGGCTCGCGCCGACCGCCCGCCCGCGTCCCGGGGCCGCGGCCGAGGCGTTCGGCGCCATGGTCGACGAGCACCGGACGCTCGGGCTCGACGTCACCGTCTCCGGTGACACCTCCGCGCTGGAACGCCTGGACCAGCGTGCACTGTCGGCGGTCGTCCGGGCCGTCGGGCAGTGCCTGGCCAACGTGCGGAAGCACGCGGGGACCGACGCCGCCGAGGTGAGCGTGTTCGACGACAGCGCGTCCTGCACCGTCATGGTCGTCGACGACGGTCGTGGGTTCAACGAGGACGCCACCGGAGCCGACCGGATGGGCCTCCGCGGCTCGGTGCGTGAGCGGATCGGCCGGGTCGGTGGCGACGTCCAGATCTGGTCGTCGCCCGGTTCCGGCACGAGCGTCATGATGACCGTGCCGTACGGACCGGTCACCGGCGCGGTCACCGTGCCGGTGGTCAGCGACGAGCGGGGGACCGAGCGATGA
- a CDS encoding Rv2578c family radical SAM protein, translating to MRWSGQAIDAEQSDALPGMESNSGFVRSVTTPEFAGVTFHEVLAKSALNRVPSADGSGTYGWTINPYRGCSHACVYCFARPTHTYLEFDGGADFDQQIVVKTNVAEVLRRELGKPSWDHHPVALGTNTDPYQRAEGRYRLMPGVIEALAESRTPFSILTKGTLLRRDLPLLVEAAKVVPVDLAMSIAVYDDSLQQSVESGTPTTSARLATVRAIRDAGLDCAVFLMPVLPYITDTRAHLDDAIGRATAAGATSIMYSALHLRPGVKPWWFEWLGRERPDLVQRYRAMYLDNTYAPKDYRRWLSERIRPILAAHGVGLGRVDPATGSMGFSEPRTLQSGVPEEQSVPTVSPLKRADPGFDQRLLRPAAAQTLF from the coding sequence ATGCGGTGGAGTGGACAGGCGATCGATGCCGAGCAGAGCGACGCACTGCCCGGGATGGAGTCGAACAGCGGGTTCGTCCGGAGCGTGACGACGCCCGAGTTCGCCGGGGTGACCTTCCACGAGGTCCTGGCGAAGAGCGCCCTGAACCGGGTGCCGAGCGCGGACGGGTCGGGGACGTACGGCTGGACGATCAACCCGTACCGCGGGTGCAGCCACGCCTGCGTGTACTGCTTCGCCCGCCCGACGCACACGTACCTGGAGTTCGACGGCGGCGCCGACTTCGACCAGCAGATCGTGGTGAAGACGAACGTCGCCGAGGTGCTGCGGCGTGAGCTCGGCAAGCCCTCGTGGGACCACCACCCGGTGGCGCTCGGCACGAACACCGACCCCTACCAGCGGGCCGAGGGGCGGTACCGCCTGATGCCCGGTGTGATCGAGGCGCTGGCGGAGTCGCGCACCCCGTTCAGCATCCTGACGAAGGGCACGCTGCTGCGCCGCGACCTCCCGCTGCTGGTCGAGGCGGCGAAGGTGGTGCCGGTCGACCTCGCGATGTCGATCGCCGTGTACGACGACTCGCTGCAGCAGTCGGTCGAGTCCGGCACCCCGACGACGTCGGCCCGGCTGGCGACCGTGCGGGCCATCCGCGACGCTGGGCTCGACTGCGCGGTGTTCCTCATGCCCGTGCTGCCGTACATCACCGACACCCGCGCACACCTCGATGACGCCATCGGTCGGGCGACCGCGGCCGGTGCGACGAGCATCATGTACTCGGCGCTGCACCTGCGACCCGGCGTCAAGCCGTGGTGGTTCGAGTGGCTCGGCCGCGAGCGACCCGACCTGGTGCAGCGGTACCGCGCGATGTACCTCGACAACACCTACGCGCCGAAGGACTACCGACGGTGGCTGTCGGAGCGCATCCGCCCGATCCTGGCGGCCCACGGGGTCGGACTGGGGCGGGTGGACCCGGCGACGGGGTCGATGGGCTTCTCCGAACCGCGAACGCTGCAGTCGGGCGTGCCAGAGGAGCAGTCGGTGCCGACGGTGTCACCGCTGAAGCGCGCCGACCCCGGCTTCGACCAGCGGCTGCTCCGGCCGGCGGCGGCACAGACGCTGTTCTGA
- a CDS encoding malate:quinone oxidoreductase, translating into MAEQQVDPIDVVLIGGGIMSATLGAIIHRLEPSWKIRVYERLGTVAQESSNPWNNAGTGHSALCELNYTPELPDGRVDIAKAVTVNEQFQVSRQFWAHLVETGVLPEPSNFINPTPHISFVWGEANVAYMRARYEAMRDHPLFAGIEFSDDPSQIRKWAPALIPGRKKDQPIAATYSAAGSDVDFGSLTRQLFDQLEIDGVEFEPSHQVTNLTRSKVSEGWVLNVRNEIGRSTQRIAAKFVFVGAGGGALHLLQKSGIPEIRGYGGFPVSGEFLRTDDPEVVQKHSAKVYGKASVGAPPMSVPHLDTRIVDGGSSLMFGPYAGFSPKFLKQGSVLDLFRSIRPHNLRPMLSVAFSNFDLVRYLVGQLLASKHTKFEALRDFMPSAEPEHWHRITAGQRVQVIKPDKDKGGVLQFGTEVITAADGSIAGLLGASPGASTAVPIMLTMLHRCFPDRWDAWQDDVRAMVPTYGQDLGDDPELADATLERTAKVLGLHH; encoded by the coding sequence GTGGCAGAGCAGCAGGTGGACCCCATCGACGTCGTCCTGATCGGCGGAGGCATCATGAGTGCCACGCTCGGGGCCATCATCCACAGGCTCGAGCCCAGCTGGAAGATCCGCGTGTACGAGCGGCTCGGCACGGTTGCGCAGGAGTCCTCGAACCCGTGGAACAACGCCGGTACCGGGCACTCGGCACTGTGCGAGCTGAACTACACGCCGGAACTGCCGGACGGCCGTGTCGACATCGCGAAGGCCGTCACGGTCAACGAGCAGTTCCAGGTCTCGCGGCAGTTCTGGGCGCACCTGGTCGAGACCGGTGTGCTGCCGGAGCCGTCGAACTTCATCAACCCCACGCCGCACATCTCGTTCGTGTGGGGCGAGGCCAACGTCGCCTACATGCGTGCCCGGTACGAGGCCATGCGTGACCACCCGCTCTTCGCGGGCATCGAGTTCTCGGACGACCCGTCGCAGATCCGGAAGTGGGCGCCGGCGCTCATCCCCGGCCGCAAGAAAGACCAGCCGATCGCGGCGACCTACTCGGCGGCCGGCTCGGACGTCGACTTCGGGTCGCTCACCCGCCAGCTCTTCGACCAGCTCGAGATCGACGGTGTCGAGTTCGAACCCTCGCACCAGGTCACCAACCTGACCCGCTCGAAGGTGTCCGAGGGCTGGGTGCTCAACGTCCGCAACGAGATCGGCCGGTCGACGCAGCGCATCGCCGCGAAGTTCGTCTTCGTCGGCGCCGGCGGCGGAGCCCTGCACCTGCTGCAGAAGTCCGGCATCCCGGAGATCCGGGGCTACGGCGGCTTCCCGGTGTCGGGCGAGTTCCTGCGCACCGACGACCCCGAGGTGGTGCAGAAGCACTCGGCCAAGGTCTACGGCAAGGCCAGTGTCGGCGCCCCGCCGATGTCGGTGCCGCACCTCGACACCCGCATCGTCGACGGTGGTTCGTCGCTGATGTTCGGGCCGTACGCCGGGTTCAGCCCGAAGTTCCTGAAGCAGGGCTCGGTCCTCGACCTGTTCCGCTCGATCCGGCCGCACAACCTCCGCCCGATGCTGAGCGTCGCGTTCTCGAACTTCGACCTGGTCCGCTACCTGGTCGGCCAGCTCCTCGCGTCGAAGCACACCAAGTTCGAGGCGCTCCGTGACTTCATGCCGAGCGCCGAGCCCGAGCACTGGCACCGCATCACCGCTGGGCAGCGCGTCCAGGTGATCAAGCCCGACAAGGACAAGGGCGGTGTGCTGCAGTTCGGCACCGAGGTCATCACCGCCGCCGACGGTTCGATCGCGGGGCTGCTCGGGGCGTCACCGGGTGCCTCGACCGCCGTGCCGATCATGCTCACGATGCTGCACCGGTGCTTCCCGGACCGGTGGGACGCCTGGCAGGACGACGTCCGAGCGATGGTGCCGACCTACGGGCAGGACCTCGGGGACGACCCGGAGCTGGCGGACGCCACGCTCGAGCGCACCGCGAAGGTACTCGGCCTGCACCACTGA
- a CDS encoding aspartate-semialdehyde dehydrogenase, whose amino-acid sequence MSTLTVAVVGATGQVGAVMRRLLEERAFPADRVRFFASARSAGTTLPFRGEQIVVEDSELADPSGIDIALFSAGATASRALAPKFAAAGALVVDNSSAWRMDPDVPLVVSEVNPHAIDQAPKGIIANPNCTTMAIMPVLKVLDTESGLRRLVATTYQAVSGSGLAGVEELLGQAKAALEQDTAALTHDGSAVTFPEPVKYVRPIAFDVVPLAGSIVEDGLGETDEEKKLRNESRKILELPDLLVAGTCVRVPVFTGHSISVHAEFERPLSPERATEILSSAPGVELSDVPTPLQAAGQDPAFVGRIRADQSAPEGRGLVLFVSNDNLRKGAALNAVQIAETIVARRSVDA is encoded by the coding sequence ATGAGCACCCTCACCGTCGCCGTCGTCGGCGCCACCGGCCAGGTCGGCGCCGTGATGCGTCGCCTGCTCGAAGAGCGCGCGTTCCCGGCCGACCGGGTCCGCTTCTTCGCGAGCGCCCGTTCCGCAGGCACGACGCTGCCGTTCCGGGGCGAGCAGATCGTGGTCGAGGACTCCGAGCTCGCCGACCCGTCCGGCATCGACATCGCGCTGTTCTCCGCCGGGGCCACCGCCTCGCGGGCCCTCGCGCCGAAGTTCGCCGCAGCCGGAGCGCTCGTCGTCGACAACTCGAGCGCCTGGCGCATGGACCCCGACGTCCCGCTCGTCGTGAGCGAGGTGAACCCGCACGCCATCGACCAGGCGCCGAAGGGCATCATCGCGAACCCGAACTGCACGACCATGGCGATCATGCCGGTGCTCAAGGTGCTCGACACCGAGTCCGGGCTCCGCCGCCTGGTCGCGACGACCTACCAGGCGGTCTCGGGTTCCGGGCTCGCCGGGGTCGAGGAACTCCTGGGCCAGGCGAAGGCCGCGCTCGAGCAGGACACCGCTGCGCTGACGCACGACGGATCCGCCGTGACGTTCCCCGAGCCAGTCAAGTACGTCCGCCCGATCGCCTTCGACGTCGTGCCGCTCGCCGGCAGCATCGTCGAGGACGGCCTGGGCGAGACCGACGAGGAGAAGAAGCTCCGGAACGAGAGCCGGAAGATCCTCGAGCTGCCCGACCTGCTCGTCGCCGGCACGTGCGTGCGCGTCCCCGTGTTCACCGGGCACTCCATCTCGGTGCACGCCGAGTTCGAGCGTCCGCTGTCGCCCGAGCGTGCGACCGAGATCCTGTCGAGCGCACCCGGAGTCGAACTCTCCGACGTCCCGACCCCGCTGCAGGCCGCCGGCCAGGACCCGGCGTTCGTCGGCCGCATCCGCGCGGACCAGTCCGCGCCCGAGGGTCGCGGCCTCGTCCTGTTCGTCAGCAACGACAACCTGCGGAAGGGCGCCGCGCTCAACGCGGTGCAGATCGCGGAGACGATCGTCGCGCGCCGCTCCGTCGACGCGTAG
- a CDS encoding aspartate kinase codes for MALIVQKFGGSSVADAESIKRVAKRIVETKKAGNDVVVAVSAMGDTTDELVDLAHSVTPIPAGRELDMLLTAGERISMALLAMAIKSLGVEASSYTGSQAGMLTDAQHGKARIVDVTPKRVREALDSGHVAIVAGFQGFNRTTGEITTLGRGGSDTTAVALAAALDADVCEIYTDVDGIFTADPRVVPKARKVDRVTSEEMLELAASGAKVLYIRAVEYARRHGVTLHVRSSFNNNEGTIVYNPAEGETVEEPIITGIAGDLSEGKITVVGVPDQPGKAAEIFTNVARAGANIDMIVQNVSAASTGRTDISFTLPKDQGQTVLTALEVAKADIGYESIQYDDQIGKLALVGAGMRTNAGVSAQLFRALHDASINIEMISTSEIRISVVTRADTLNEAMRVVHSAFGLDADAEAVVYAGTGR; via the coding sequence GTGGCCTTGATCGTGCAGAAGTTCGGTGGTTCATCCGTCGCGGACGCCGAGAGCATCAAGCGCGTGGCGAAGCGGATCGTCGAGACGAAGAAGGCCGGCAACGACGTGGTCGTGGCGGTGTCGGCGATGGGCGACACCACCGACGAACTCGTCGACCTGGCGCACTCCGTCACGCCGATCCCCGCCGGCCGTGAGCTCGACATGCTCCTGACCGCGGGGGAGCGCATCTCGATGGCGCTGCTCGCGATGGCGATCAAGAGCCTCGGGGTCGAAGCGTCCTCCTACACCGGCAGCCAGGCGGGCATGCTCACCGACGCCCAGCACGGCAAGGCCCGCATCGTCGACGTCACCCCGAAGCGCGTGCGCGAGGCGCTCGACTCCGGCCACGTCGCGATCGTCGCCGGGTTCCAGGGCTTCAACCGCACCACGGGCGAGATCACCACGCTCGGCCGCGGCGGCTCGGACACCACGGCCGTCGCCCTCGCCGCAGCACTCGACGCCGACGTCTGCGAGATCTACACCGACGTCGACGGCATCTTCACCGCCGACCCCCGTGTCGTGCCGAAGGCCCGCAAGGTCGACCGCGTCACCAGCGAGGAGATGCTCGAGCTCGCAGCCTCGGGTGCCAAGGTCCTGTACATCCGCGCCGTCGAGTACGCCCGGCGGCACGGCGTCACCCTGCACGTCCGGTCCTCGTTCAACAACAACGAGGGCACCATCGTCTACAACCCTGCCGAGGGGGAAACCGTGGAAGAACCGATCATCACCGGGATCGCCGGAGACCTCTCCGAGGGCAAGATCACCGTCGTGGGGGTCCCGGACCAGCCGGGCAAGGCCGCCGAGATCTTCACCAACGTCGCGCGCGCAGGGGCGAACATCGACATGATCGTCCAGAACGTGTCGGCGGCGTCGACCGGGCGGACGGACATCTCGTTCACCCTGCCGAAGGACCAGGGCCAGACCGTGCTGACGGCGCTCGAGGTCGCGAAGGCCGACATCGGCTACGAGAGCATCCAGTACGACGACCAGATCGGCAAGCTCGCCCTGGTCGGCGCCGGGATGCGCACGAACGCCGGTGTCTCGGCGCAGCTCTTCCGCGCCCTGCACGACGCGTCGATCAACATCGAGATGATCTCCACCTCCGAGATCCGCATCTCGGTCGTCACCCGCGCCGACACCCTGAACGAGGCGATGCGCGTCGTGCACAGCGCGTTCGGCCTCGACGCCGACGCCGAGGCCGTCGTCTACGCCGGCACCGGCCGCTGA
- the recR gene encoding recombination mediator RecR codes for MYDGIVQDLIDEFGRLPGIGPKSAQRIAFHILQTESFDPSRLSELLADVKERVRFCEICGNVTENVQCSICRDPRRSPATICVVEEAKDVAAIERTREFRGLYHVLGGAISPIDGIGPDDLRIQQLMTRLADGTVAEVIIATDPNLEGEATATYLSRLLVPMGIRTTRLASGLPVGGDLEYADEVTLGRAFEGRRVVGG; via the coding sequence ATGTACGACGGGATCGTCCAGGACCTCATCGACGAGTTCGGCCGCCTGCCCGGCATCGGACCGAAGTCGGCGCAGCGCATCGCCTTCCACATCCTGCAGACCGAGTCGTTCGACCCGAGTCGTCTGTCCGAGCTGCTGGCCGACGTCAAGGAGCGGGTCCGCTTCTGCGAGATCTGCGGCAACGTCACCGAGAACGTCCAGTGCAGCATCTGCCGTGACCCGCGCCGCTCCCCGGCCACGATCTGCGTCGTGGAAGAAGCGAAGGACGTGGCGGCGATCGAGCGCACCCGGGAGTTCCGTGGGCTGTACCACGTGCTCGGCGGGGCGATCAGCCCGATCGACGGCATCGGACCGGACGACCTCCGCATCCAGCAGCTCATGACGCGCCTGGCCGACGGCACGGTGGCCGAGGTCATCATCGCGACCGACCCCAACCTCGAGGGCGAGGCGACGGCGACCTACCTCAGCCGGCTGCTCGTCCCGATGGGCATCCGCACCACGCGGCTCGCGTCGGGGCTACCGGTCGGCGGCGATCTGGAGTACGCCGACGAGGTCACGCTCGGTCGTGCCTTCGAGGGGCGCCGCGTCGTCGGCGGTTGA
- a CDS encoding DNA polymerase III subunit gamma and tau, with the protein MVTALYRRYRPENFAELIGQSQVTDPLRTALRTNRVNHAYLFSGPRGCGKTTSARILARCLNCAEGPTDTPCGVCPSCVELARDGSGSLDVIEIDAASHNGVDDARDLRDRAVFAPARDRYKIFILDEAHMVTPQGFNALLKLVEEPPEHVKFIFATTEPEKVIGTIRSRTHHYPFRLVPPAVMLEYIEQLCTQESVSVAPGVLPLVVRAGGGSVRDTLSLLDQLMAGSEDGAIAYERAVALLGYTDAALLDDVVDALAVADPASAFAAIDRVVQTGQDPRRFVEDLLERLRDLIVVAATNESAAAVLRGVSPEELDTMSRQAGVFGATGLSRSADIANRALTEMTGATSPRLHLELMTARMLVPEADDTQRGALARVERLERRVGVGDAGGHDAGGHQAGAGEQSAPAVAAAPRREQPAAAAPAPSLAPSPAPAAPRTTPERPVEQPAAPQADSGAVARDAAASWAAVAPSTPGAPEQTSAEPAKSSAEPAKSSGEPAKSEPSKPAAEPVSPSSTGQGTTIGDEPAVRTVGAVGFQQMRDSWPQIVEHVQHAKRSAWSVVVTAQVTALRDDVLTLTFPSQQDVASFKEMSDPSASVSELLRAAIVDVLGLRVKFVARGPGQQQRPQQQQQQQPAPAQQAAPAQRSAPAAQAPAAASPAPAPAPAPTAPEAPAPASAAASTTTAAPATEPKAASAAPESTAAPAPTAAPAPKSAPAPKSAPEPKAAPTASAPQRDQAPAEPTPAPSGAPVTDWAVATIPASDPTADAVPESVEPSWAAPFGTVPASAPVAPAEASTPQPTEPAPSAAPARPAGATAGQPDQPTTPGPQAASGASAVPPGGPVVPGVPVDDYPLDDEPYDDGAPFPDPGIGRGAAPAAAAPAAPAQQAAPQRAAQPAAAPARTAPPARRAPVAGRYGEAVVREILNAQFIEETALHQDGA; encoded by the coding sequence GTGGTCACCGCCCTGTATCGCCGTTACCGGCCCGAGAACTTCGCCGAGCTGATCGGGCAGTCGCAGGTCACCGACCCGCTCCGCACGGCGCTCCGCACGAACCGCGTCAACCACGCCTACCTGTTCAGCGGCCCGCGTGGCTGCGGCAAGACGACGTCGGCCCGCATCCTCGCGCGCTGCCTGAACTGCGCCGAGGGCCCGACCGACACCCCCTGCGGTGTCTGCCCGAGCTGCGTGGAACTCGCCCGCGACGGCAGCGGTTCGCTCGACGTCATCGAGATCGACGCCGCGAGCCACAACGGTGTCGACGACGCGCGTGACCTGCGCGACCGTGCCGTGTTCGCCCCGGCCCGCGACCGCTACAAGATCTTCATCCTCGACGAAGCGCACATGGTGACGCCGCAGGGCTTCAACGCGCTGCTCAAGCTTGTCGAGGAACCCCCGGAGCACGTCAAGTTCATCTTCGCGACGACCGAGCCCGAGAAGGTCATCGGCACCATCCGGTCGCGCACCCACCACTACCCGTTCCGGCTCGTCCCGCCCGCGGTGATGCTCGAGTACATCGAGCAGCTCTGCACGCAGGAGTCCGTGTCGGTGGCCCCCGGCGTCCTGCCCCTGGTGGTGCGTGCCGGCGGCGGATCCGTCCGTGACACCCTGTCCCTGCTCGACCAGCTGATGGCCGGCAGCGAAGACGGGGCGATCGCCTACGAGCGTGCCGTGGCCCTGCTCGGCTACACCGACGCCGCCCTGCTCGACGACGTCGTCGACGCCCTGGCCGTCGCCGACCCGGCGTCCGCGTTCGCCGCGATCGACCGTGTCGTGCAGACCGGACAGGACCCCCGCCGCTTCGTCGAGGACCTGCTCGAGCGCCTGCGCGACCTGATCGTCGTCGCGGCGACCAACGAGAGCGCCGCCGCGGTCCTGCGCGGGGTCTCACCGGAAGAGCTCGACACCATGAGCCGCCAGGCCGGGGTCTTCGGCGCGACCGGGCTCTCCCGTTCCGCCGACATCGCGAACCGGGCCCTCACCGAGATGACCGGCGCGACCTCGCCCCGGCTGCACCTCGAACTCATGACGGCCCGGATGCTCGTGCCCGAGGCCGACGACACCCAGCGCGGGGCCCTCGCCCGGGTGGAGCGGCTGGAACGTCGTGTCGGGGTGGGCGACGCCGGTGGGCACGACGCCGGTGGACACCAGGCCGGCGCCGGCGAGCAGTCCGCTCCCGCCGTCGCCGCTGCACCGCGTCGTGAGCAGCCGGCAGCCGCGGCTCCTGCTCCCTCCCTCGCACCCTCGCCCGCTCCGGCAGCGCCTCGCACGACGCCCGAGCGTCCCGTCGAGCAGCCCGCCGCGCCGCAGGCCGACTCCGGAGCCGTGGCTCGTGACGCCGCAGCGTCGTGGGCAGCGGTCGCTCCGAGCACCCCTGGCGCACCCGAGCAGACCTCGGCCGAGCCCGCGAAGTCCTCGGCCGAGCCCGCGAAGTCCTCGGGCGAGCCCGCGAAGTCCGAGCCTTCGAAGCCCGCTGCCGAGCCGGTCAGTCCGTCGTCCACCGGTCAGGGCACGACGATCGGTGACGAGCCCGCCGTCCGGACCGTCGGTGCCGTCGGCTTCCAGCAGATGCGCGACTCCTGGCCGCAGATCGTCGAGCACGTGCAGCACGCCAAGCGTTCGGCGTGGTCGGTGGTCGTCACGGCGCAGGTCACCGCGCTCCGCGACGACGTGCTGACGCTGACGTTCCCGAGTCAGCAGGACGTCGCCTCGTTCAAGGAGATGTCCGACCCCTCGGCCAGCGTCAGCGAACTGCTGCGCGCCGCCATCGTGGACGTCCTCGGGCTCCGCGTGAAGTTCGTCGCCCGCGGGCCCGGACAGCAGCAGCGTCCCCAGCAGCAGCAGCAGCAGCAGCCGGCTCCGGCGCAGCAGGCCGCACCGGCCCAGCGTTCGGCCCCTGCTGCGCAGGCGCCCGCCGCCGCGAGCCCGGCTCCGGCTCCGGCTCCGGCGCCCACAGCACCGGAAGCCCCGGCGCCGGCGTCCGCTGCCGCCTCCACGACGACGGCCGCCCCTGCCACGGAGCCGAAGGCCGCGTCGGCAGCACCCGAGTCGACGGCAGCCCCTGCGCCGACGGCAGCGCCGGCGCCGAAGTCCGCGCCAGCGCCGAAGTCCGCGCCGGAGCCGAAGGCAGCGCCGACCGCGTCCGCGCCGCAGCGCGACCAGGCACCGGCCGAGCCGACCCCCGCTCCCTCCGGTGCACCGGTGACGGACTGGGCGGTCGCGACCATCCCCGCCAGCGACCCCACCGCCGACGCCGTCCCGGAGTCCGTCGAGCCCAGCTGGGCGGCCCCCTTCGGCACCGTGCCAGCATCCGCGCCGGTCGCCCCCGCCGAGGCGAGCACGCCCCAGCCGACCGAGCCGGCACCGTCGGCCGCACCCGCGCGACCGGCCGGTGCCACGGCCGGGCAGCCCGACCAGCCGACCACCCCGGGTCCGCAGGCGGCGTCCGGAGCGTCAGCCGTGCCTCCCGGCGGTCCTGTCGTGCCGGGCGTACCGGTCGACGACTACCCGCTCGATGACGAACCGTACGACGACGGCGCACCGTTCCCCGACCCGGGGATCGGACGCGGCGCAGCGCCCGCAGCCGCGGCGCCGGCAGCCCCGGCGCAGCAGGCCGCACCGCAGCGCGCGGCCCAGCCCGCCGCCGCTCCCGCACGCACCGCACCGCCCGCGCGCCGCGCCCCGGTCGCCGGCCGGTACGGCGAGGCCGTCGTGCGTGAGATCCTCAACGCCCAGTTCATCGAGGAGACCGCTCTCCACCAGGACGGTGCCTGA